The sequence AGTGCCGTGAGTCTCTAGAAGCCATTGAAGCTGACTTGCAGCGTTTGATGTTGCCCAAAGATCCTAATGATAGCCGTAACGTCTTTTTAGAAGTGCGTGCCGGAACCGGTGGCGATGAGGCGGCGATTTTCTCTGGCGATTTATTTCGCATGTATTTGCGTTATGCCGAGCGCCAAGGCTGGCGCGTTGAAGTGTTGTCTGAGCATGGCGGTGAACACGGTGGTTATAAAGAAGTGATTGCCCGTGTTGAGGGCGATAATGTCTACGGCCGTCTCAAGTTTGAGTCTGGAGCGCACCGCGTACAACGCGTGCCTGAAACAGAGTCGCAAGGTCGCGTGCACACCTCCGCATGCACCGTGGTGGTCTTGCCTGAGCCTGATGAGCAGGACGCGATTGAAATTAATCCGGCAGATTTGCGCGTGGATACCTATCGCGCTTCGGGCGCGGGTGGCCAGCACGTGAATAAAACCGACTCTGCGGTGCGTATTACCCACTTGCCCAGTGGCATAGTGGTGGAATGCCAAGAAGAGCGCTCACAACACAAAAACCGTGCGCGTGCCATGGGCTGGTTAGCGGCGCGTTTGGAGGATCAGCAAAGCAGTGCGGCAGCGCAAGAAATGTCCGATACGCGTAAATCCTTGGTCGGCAGTGGTGATCGCTCTGAGCGCATTCGTACCTATAACTTTCCACAGGGGCGAGTGACTGACCATCGCATTAACTTAACCCTGTATTCGCTTGCTGATGTGATTAGCGGCAGTTTAGAGCAGATTATTGATCCGTTACTGCTTGAGTATCAGGCGGACCAGCTTGCTGCGTTAGGCGATTAAGTTTGATGATGCGCATTGATCAGTTGTTAGCCCATGCAACACAGATTGATTCGCCTACTGCACAACTGGATGCTGAGCTGCTACTCGCGCATGTCCTTGATAAACCGCGCAGCTATCTTTTAGCTTGGCCAGAAAAAACACTCAGCGAGGCGCAAGCAGCAGCCTTTATGGCACTGCTTGAGCGCCGTCAGCGTGGCGAACCCGTTGCCTATTTATTAGGGCAGCAGGGCTTTTGGACGCTGGACTTGCAAGTAGCCGAGCACACTTTAATTCCTCGTGCAGACACCGAACTCTTGGTTGAGGCGGCTTTGCAGTTAGCTGATGCTAGCAGCCCTTTGCGGGTTTTAGATTTGGGTACCGGCACAGGAGCGATAGCTTTGGCGCTTGCCAGTGAGCGGCCGCAGTGGGCAGTGACCGGTGTTGATCGCATAGAATCAGCGGTGGCGCTAGCGCAGAGCAATCAACAGCAGTTGCAGCTCAGCAATGTGCAGTTTTTGTCCAGCCATTGGTTCAGTGCGCTGATTGGCCAACGTTATGATTTAATCCTCAGCAATCCGCCATATATCGCTGACACTGATCCACATTTACAACAAGGTGATCTGCGTTTTGAGCCGCTCAGTGCTTTGGTTTCAGGCGCTGACGGATTGGATGATTTACGCCTGATTATTGCCCAAGCACCCGCTTATTTAAGCGCGAAGGGCTGGTTAATGCTGGAGCATGGCTTTGATCAGGCTAGCGCTGTGCGGGCATTGCTGCAACAGGCTGGTTTTATTGAGGTCAACAGTCAGCGTGATTTGGGCGGTCATGAACGTATCAGTTTCGGCTGTCTACCATCCTAACCTTAGGTCGTTATAGTCCATGTTAAATGATGAAGAATTACTGCGTTACAGTCGCCAGATCCTATTAAAACAAGTGGATGTGGCTGGGCAGTTACGTTTAAAAAACAGCAAAGTCTTGATTGTTGGCTTAGGTGGGCTGGGCTCGCCTGTTGCGTTGTATTTGGCTGCGGCCGGTGTTGGCGAGATGTATTTGGCTGATTTTGACACCCTTGATCTGTCCAACTTGCAGCGCCAAATTGTGCATGACAGCGCTGCTTTAGGCACTTTAAAAGTGCAGTCGGCGCAGGCGCGTTTGCAGGGTCTCAACCCACATATTGCTGTGCATAGCATTGATAGCAAACTGGATTCTGAGAATTTACCAGCATTGCTGCAGTCGGTTGATCTGGTACTGGACTGCACCGATAATTTCACTATACGTGGTGAACTCAATGCTGCCTGTTTTGCTACCAATACGGTATTGGTCAGTGGCGCTGCGATTCGTGGTGAAGGGCAGGTCAGTGTTTATGATCCGAGCAATGCCCAGAGCCCGTGTTATCACTGTGTGTTCGGTGACGGTGCTGAAGAAGGCTTAACCTGCAGCGAAGCTGGCGTGTTGGGGCCGTTGGTCGGCCTGATCGGTAGCCTGCAAGCCTTGGAGGCCATGAAAATACTTGCAGGGTTTGGCGAGCCATTGATTGGTCGGTTGCTACTGGTGGATGCACTGAGTAGCCGTTTCCGTGAACTAAAAGTGCGTCGCGATCCGCACTGTGTGGTATGCGGCACGCGCCATGGATAAGCACGCTGCCATTGGTGTGTTTGATTCAGGTTTGGGTGGTATCTCTGTATTGCATGCCATTCGCAATTTACTGCCTGCCGAATCCTTGATTTATATCGCTGATAGCGCGCATGTACCCTATGGGGAAAAATCACCTGAGTTTATTGTCCAGCGCAGTTTAGCTATCAGTGAGTTTTTGTTGGCGCAGCGAGTCAAGGCCATTGTGGTCGCTTGTAATACTGCGACTGCGGCAGCGGTGAGTGAGTTACGCCAACGTTGGCCGGATGTGCTGATTGTCGGTATGGAGCCTGCGGTCAAACCTGCTGTGCAGGCATCGCAATCAGGGAAGGTCGGCGTTTTAGCCACCACTGGCACTTTACGCAGCGCACGTTTTGCCGCTTTGTTGGAGCGCTTTGCCAGTGATGTCGAGGTGATAACGCAGCCGTGCCCTGGCCTGGTTGAGTTGATTGAAGCAGGCGAATTACAGACTGATACAACGCGGGCGTTGCTAAGCAGCTATGTTGAGCCGCTGTTGCAGGCCGGTTGCGATACCTTGATTCTGGGCTGCACGCATTACCCGTTGCTTAAACCTTTATTGCAGCGCATGGTCCCTGAGTACGTGCAGTTGATTGATACTGGCGAAGCAGTGGCGCGCCGCTTGCAGAGTGAGCTGGGTAAACACAATTTGCTGGCTGAAGCTCAGCAGCCGCTAGATCATTTTTATGGCAGTGGTGATACCTGTGCTACTGAGCGCACCTTAGCGATGCTATGGCCAGAGGCACAGCCAGTGATTGCCCTTGGCTTTTAGAAATCTGCCACAGTGCGGCCAGTGATCTGTATCGATAGGCTGTGCGTTGTGCTAATAACAGCCATGCATGAGGCATAGCTTGAGCTGTTTTACGACAGCGCGCTTAATATTTTGTTATGACTGGGGGCGATATGTTCACCATTACCCAACTTGCTGAGCAATTAGGTCAGCAGTTACTCAAGCAAAACGCCTTTGTCAGTACGGCAGAATCCTGCACCGGCGGTGGTATAGCAGAAGCTATCACGCGTGTTGCTGGCAGCTCTGCCTGGTTTGAGGTGGGCTTTGTCACCTATTCCAATCGGCAGAAAATGCGCGTACTGCAGGTGGCTGAGGCTGACTTGCAACGTGATGGCGCTGTCAGCCAGTCGGTGGTTGAAGGTATGGCGCGTGGCGCGCAACAATTGTCTGGCGCTCAGTACACTGTAGCGGTCAGCGGCGTGGCAGGGCCCGGTGGCGGTAGTGTAGAGAAGCCAGTGGGTACTGTCTGCCTTGCTTGGGCGCACGGTATGCAGGTGCAATCTGCTTGCTGGCACTTTGCTGGTGATCGACAGTCCGTTCGTCAGCAAAGCGTGCAGGCCGCTTTGGCTGGTCTATTGTGTGTAATGGAAGGGCGAGCGGCAAATGACTGGCAGCAATGCTTAAAGAAACATTTGCCTAATCAATAAAGACTGTGGATAATGCTGGTTAACTATCCAGTATTCAGGGCGCAGCCCAATTGTTATTTGAGGATTTATGATGGACGAGAATAAGAAAAAAGCGTTAGCGGCTGCGCTTGGTCAAATTGAACGCCAGTTTGGTAAAGGCGCTGTTATGCGCATGGGTGACCATGAGCGCGTGGCTATCCCCGCGATCTCTACAGGCTCATTGGGCTTGGATATTGCGCTGGGCATAGGCGGTTTACCCAAGGGCCGAATTGTTGAGATTTATGGTCCTGAATCATCTGGTAAAACCACGCTGACCCTGTCAGTGATTGCTGAAGCGCAAAAAGTCGGCGCGACCTGCGCGTTTATCGATGCTGAGCATGCACTAGACCCAGAATATGCTGGCAAATTAGGCGTTAATATTGATGACTTGTATGTCTCACAGCCTGATACTGGTGAGCAAGCATTAGAAATTGCCGATATGTTGGTACGCTCCAATGCCATGGATGTGATTGTCATTGACTCCGTTGCTGCATTGGTGCCTAAAGCTGAAATTGAAGGTGATATGGGTGATACCCACGTTGGTCTGCAGGCACGTTTAATGAGCCAAGCACTGCGTAAAATCACCGGTAATATTAAAAATGCCAACTGTTTAGTCATTTTTATTAACCAAATCCGTATGAAAATTGGTGTGATGTTCGGTAGCCCTGAAACCACCACCGGTGGTAATGCGCTGAAATTCTACTCATCGGTGCGTTTAGATATTCGTCGTATTGGTGCGGTAAAAGAAGGTGATGAGATCACCGGTAACGAAACACGGGTTAAAGTGGTCAAAAATAAGGTGGCTGCGCCGTTCCGTCAGGCAGAGTTTCAGATTTTGTATGGCAAGGGTATTTACCGTAATGGTGAAATCATTGATTTGGGCGTGCAGCAAGGCCTGATTGAGAAGTCAGGCGCATGGTACAGTCATAAAGGCGTGCGCATGGGGCAGGGTAAAGCCAACTCAGCGCGTTACTTAGAAGAAAACCCAGAGATTTGCCAAGCTATTGAGCAGCAGATTCGTGATCAGCTGTTGGCACCTGCACCGAGTAATAACAAGCAGCAAGCTGTTGTTGAGGACACTGTTGAGTAAACGCAGCGTAACGATGTAACTGGATAAAAACGGCATGGTGCAGCGCATTCATGCCGTTTTTTTGTGAGGCCGAGATGTTAGATACCCCTGTTTCTATTCGCCGTGCCGCGATGAATTTATTGGCGCGACGTGAGCATGGCTATGTTGAGTTGTCACGTAAATTGCGTCAGCGCGGTGCTGAGGCAGAGATGATAGATGTCGAGCTGCAGCGTCTAATGGATGACGGTTTGCTCTCGGAACAGCGCTATGTAGAAAGCTATATCCGCAGTCGCGCCAATACTGGGCGCGGGCCGATGCGCATACGCGAAGAGTTAACCCAGCGCGGCTTGGCGCGCGAGCTGGTTGAGTGTGCTTTGGCTGGGGCAGATATTGACTGGCAGGCACAGATGCAGGATCTATGGCAGCGGCGCTTTTCTGGGCAAGTCACTGATTTAAAAGATAAAGCTAAACAAAGTCGATTTTTAGCGCAGCGCGGTTATGCTGCTGAAGAGATCCGTTACTTGCTCGATGGGCAAAGGTTTCAAGGTGTAGATGACTGAACTGTGTTAGCTCGATTTATAGCTATCCGGCCTGTGTAGTAAGTTTGCTAAGCATTTATAAATGAGTACAGAGAAAGACGCAGGGCAGGCCTGTACATGCAGATTTGTAAGGATGGGGAGCGGCCGCTTAGCCCTACGATTGCATTGGACTAAGCGACTCTATAGTGATGCTTAAGCGCGCAATTGCTTGCTGATAACATCTAGCGCTTGCTCAATGGCAATATGCTGGCTCTCAGTATCGCGACGGCCTTTGTACTCTAAAGTGCCTTCTTTTAAGCTGCGCTCACTGATCACTACCCGCTGTGGAATACCAATCAGCTCCATATCAGCGAACTTCACCCCAGGACTGGTTTTCTTATCGCGATCATCTAAAAGCACGTCAAATCCTGCAGCAGTAAGTTGCTCATAGAGCTTATCGGTGGCTTCTTTGACTTCAGGTTTGTCATATTTCATTGGCACAATAGCAACATCAAAAGGCGCTAACGCCGCAGGCCAAATAATGCCGTTGTCATCGTAGTTTTGCTCAATCGCAGCAGCAACCACACGTGAGACCCCGATACCGTAGCAACCCATAGTTAAAGTCGCAGGCTTGCCGTCTTCGCCCATCACTGTGCAGTTCATTGATTCGCTGTATTTAGTGCCCAGTTGGAAAATATGGCCCACTTCAATACCGCGTTTAATTTCCAGAGTGCCTTGACCGTCAGGGCTTGGGTCACCGGCCTGCACGTTACGCAGGTCTGCGATCTCAGGTAGTTCTAGGTCGCGCTCCCAGTTTAGGCCAAACCAGTGCTTATCTTCTTGGTTGGCACCGGCAGCAAAGTCACTCATCAAGGCAACAGAGCGGTCAATGATGCAAGCAATAGCTAAATCTTTCGGGCCTAAAGAGCCAGGGTAAGCGCCGCACGCGTCAAAGATCTCTGCATCGCCGGCAAACTCAAGTGGGCTGGCAACAAGAGGATGATTGGCTGCTTTGATTTCATTCAAGGTGTGATCGCCGCGTACAATCAGCGCCACTAAAGTATTTTCTTCAACACCGCGAACGATCAATGTCTTGATGGTTTTCTCGACAGCGATAGAGAATTGTTCAGTGAGCTGCTCAATGGTTTTGGTGTTGGGTGTATCGACCAAGCGCAGTTCTTGCGTGGCTTCACCGCGATTTGTTTCGCGTGGCAATGCTTCGGCTTTTTCAATATTGGCCGCGTAGTTAGAGGCTGTGCTGAAGGCGATATCGTCTTCACCTGAAGCGGCGAGAACGTGGAACTCATGTGAACCAGTACCGCCAATCGAGCCGGTGTCGGCTTCTACAGGGCGGAAGTTTAAACCCAGTCGAGTGAAAATATTGGTATAGGCTTGGTGCATACGGTCGTAGGTTTCTTGCAAAGATGCTTGGTCAGTATGGAACGAGTAGGCATCTTTCATAATAAATTCACGTCCACGCATTAAGCCAAAGCGCGGACGAATTTCATCACGAAATTTAGTCTGAATCTGATAAAAATTAATCGGCAATTGGCGGTAGCTACTCAGCTCGTTACGCGCTAAGTCAGTAATCACTTCCTCGTGAGTAGGTCCAACACAGAACTCGCGTTGGTGACGGTCTTTTAAGCGCAGTAACTCTGGGCCGTACTCTTCCCAGCGTCCTGATTCTTGCCATAGTTCTGCAGGTTGAACGGCGGGCATTAATACTTCTAACGCGCCAGCGGCATTCATTTCTTCGCGTACCACGGCTTCGGCTTTACGCAGTACGCGCAAACCCAGCGGCAGCCAGGTGTATAAGCCTGAGGCTAAGCGGCGGATCATGCCTGCGCGCAACATCAGTTGGTGGCTGATGACAACCGCATCGGCTGGTGTTTCTTTTAACGTGGAAAGCAAATACTGACTGGTACGCATGGCTAATATCTACACTAAAAAGATGAAAGGAGGGCGCTATTGTAGCGCATTTGTCTGATTGGAATGTGCTAGCGCACTAGCAAATTATAGCGCTAAGCGCTTGCTAGCTTTTTTGTTAACTGTGAGAAACAAGAAACCCAGCCGAGGCTGGGTTTCTTGAATGATGCGAGTTTACCGCTTAAGCATTACAAAATGCTTAGTGGGTACTCAACAATCAGGCGTACTTCGTTGTTATCAACTGTGCCTGCTGCATCGTTTGAACGGTAGGTCGCTTGACGAACGCGGAAGGCTAGGTCTTTCGCTGCGCCACTCTGTAGAACGTATTTTGCTTCGATATCACGCTCCCAGTTTTTACCGTTGTTACGACCGGTGTCAGCAACGCTTTGATCTTCAATGTTGCTACCGCGCACATAGCGAGTCATAAAGCTTAGGCCTGGAACACCAAAAGTAGCCATATCTAAGTCATAACGAACTTGGTAAGATTTCTCACCTTTCTGGTCAAAGTCTTGGTATTGAACGCTGTTCGCTAGGAATACCGCGCCGCCACCATCATAACCGTAAACATAGCCAGCATCTTGTCCGCCAGTTACGCGCTGATGAGCAACAGTAAAGGTATGTGCATCCAAGGTGTAAGCAGCTGCTAAGCTCCAAACGTTATTAGTGCTACTTCTGTCACCACGCGGTGCGTCTTTGTCATTAAACTTCGAGTTGTACATGTTGAAATCGAAGTTCAGGCTCTGCGCATCTGCAATAGGTAATGTGTAGTTCACATTGGTGTAGTGCTTTTTAATTTCTAAACGGTTGCCATCGCCTTTGTGACCAAGGTCAGCGTCTGAATAGTAGTAAGCAACGCTTAGGTCATCAGTGAAGTTGTAGCGGCCACCAACCAAGTCTAGTGAGCGCAAAGTACCGTAATCATCATCACTTACGCTGTCATGGCCAGTTTGGCTTTGTGCTGACAAAGCAGTGAAATGACCTAGGTTTAACTCAAGGTTTTCAATTTCATTGCTAGTCACTAAGAAACCGGTTGTGGTTTCTGGTAGTAAACGAGAGTCATCAGTTGCTAAAACAGGCAAGCTTACAAATTGATTACCGTATTTCAGAACGGTGTTGGAAATACGTGCTTTAACTGCACCGCCAGCTTGGCTGTAGTTGTCTTGTGCCTTGCCGTTGCTGTGAGTTGGGAACTGACCGTTGCCGTTACGACCGCGACCTGAATCTAATTTGATGCCTTGTAAGCCAAAAGCGTCAACACCAAAACCGACAGTACCTTGGGTAAAGCCTGACTCGTAAATAGCTTTTAAGCCTAAGCCTGTATCTTCATTATAGCTGTTGCGAGTAGTGGTGCCGGAATCATTACGGAAGTCACGGTTCATATAAAGAACACGTGCATGCGTATCGAGCTTACTGTCTTCAATAAAGCCATTTGACTCTGACTGTTGGCTTGCAACTGCCATTTGTGTGCTTGCTGCGGCTACTGCTAAGGCAATAACGCTCAACTTAATCATTTGCATGAATTATGCTCCTAGATTGATTTTGATGAATGCGCCTGCAAAACATTTGCCGGCAAAACTTGCTCTATTTGATGGCGCATAGTGTAGATGTTATTTTCCTGCGATGCGAGCCCCTAGTGTGATTTATTCAGTAATCATTCAGAAATGAGCGTAATTATCAGCTAGGAATTGAATAAGTATCTATAGTGGCGCAAAGAATAACGCTGTGCATTGATTTAAGACAGCAAGGAGTTTTTAGCTATGTTTGATTTAGATGAGCGGTTAAAGAATGACACTGTTGTTATTGCTGATAGTGTCTTGTGTCGTATTTTGTTAATGAATGACAGCCGCTACCCTTGGTTGATCTTAGTGCCGCGTATTGCTTCTGTTTCTGAGGTATTTGAGTTGACAGCAGTGCAGCAACAGCAATTGTGGCAGGAAGCGAGTGATGTCGGGCGGGTACTAAAAAGCGAATTTCAGGCCGATAAAATGAATATCGCTACGTTAGGTAATGTTGTTAAACAACTGCATATGCATGTGGTGGTGCGCATGCAAGAGGATGCTGCTTGGCCTGCACCAGTTTGGGGTAATGGAGCAGCGCAGCCTTATTCTGAAAATGCTAAATCGCAGATGTGTACACGTATGCGCGCAGCTATTGCGCAGATTGACTTAATAAAAACTGAGGTGGACTTATGAATGTAGATGCGCGTATTGCTGAGTTAGAGATGCGCCAGGCATTTCAAGATGACACCATCCAAGCGCTTAATGATGTAATTGTTGAGCAGCAGCGACTGTTAGCGCGCATGCAAACGCAGCTTGAGCTATTAGCGCAGCGGCAAAATGATATGCACAGTCAGTTTGATGAAACACCCAACGAGCCGCCACCACATTATTAAACTGTCGTTTAAAACTTTTATGCTGTTCTGCAGCGCTAGGTCTTGCTGGCCTGGCGCTGCAGTGCGCAGTGTTTAAAAAACTACTCTAGTTACTGCTAAACACCGCGCCAGCTGGTGAGCACATCAAGCATGCGATTAGCAAAAGCCCACTCATTGTCATACCAAGCTAATACTTTGACAAAGTTGTCTTGCACACGGGTTTGAGTGAGGTCGGCTACGCAAGAAACAGGATAGCCATTAAAATCGCAGGAGACCAAGGGCTGCTCATTGCACTCCATAACTCCTTGTGGAAGCAGTGTGGCGCCTGCGCTGAGAATGTCATTGATTTCTTCACGACTGGTATCGCGCTCGGCAATAAAGCTTAAGTCAACCAGTGATACGTTTTGTGTGGGGACACGCACAGCCATACCATCTAAGCGGCCTGCAAGTTCAGGAATCACTAAGCCAATGGCTTTAGCTGCGCCGGTACTGGTTGGGATGATCGAGCTGGCTGCGGCGCGGGCGCGATACAAATCTTTGTGGCTTTTATCAAGCAGGTTTTGATCATTGGTGTAGGCGTGCACAGTAGTCATCATGCCGTGCTGGATGCCTACGCCTTCGTGCAGCACTTTTGCTAATGGCGCTAAGCAGTTGGTGGTGCAGGAGGCATTAGAGATAATGTGCTGGTTATCCAGTAGCTGATGGTTGACGCCATACACCACAGTTATGTCAGCATCATCCATTGGGTGCGCCAAAAGAACACGGCGCGCGCCTGTTGTGATGTGCTGCTGGGCTTGTTGCCGCTGTTTCATTCTGCCGGTGCATTCAAGCACTACATCAACGCCCAGCTCTTGCCATGGTAATAAAGCTGGATCGGCTTGACTGAGCAGGCGAATCGATTGATTGCCAATCTGTAAACTTTCACCATCCAGCTGCACTGAATGCGCAAAACGACCAAATGTAGAATCAAAGCGGGTGAGGTGCGCTAAAGTTTTGGCATCACCCAAATCATTGATTGCAACAATTTGAAGTTTGTCGTGCAGTCCGCGCTCAAATAATGTGCGCAATATATTGCGGCCAATTCGTCCGTAACCATTTATAGCAATTCTTAGCATGGGTATTCTCCTTGGCGCTGCTTAGTAGGCTGTGGGCGTTTAGTCGCGCAGTGCGCCAAAAGCCGCGCAGCCTTGCAGGGTTTGCTGATTCCATTGCAGTTGGGTATTTAAGTGGTAGATCGAACCGCTCATACTGTCGGTGCAGCGCTGCGGGGTGATCCACAGTTGTAGGTTTTGATTGTTGGCTTGGGTGCTGATGTGAAAACGGCCATCGGGCAGCTGCTCTTCAATATACGGCAGGGCAATAGTGGGTTGATCAATTTGGTTGAAAATCAAACCGCGTGGCGTTTGCAGGATTGACCAAAAAGGTTCGTTGCCGCTGGCTCTAAGCAGTAACCGTTCAAAATCGGGGTCATTGCAGTTATAGCCTTCAATTTGTACGCGGTAACGTTGGCTGACGGAAAAGTGCTTTTGCTCGTTGTCCAGTTGGCCGCTGAGGTCTGCAAACAAGCCGTTAGGTGATTCGGCTAGCAGACTTTTAAACTCATCATCGAGTGCAGTTGGGAGCTCTAAAGTGTAGTTTTCTTGCACTGTGCAAGGTTGCAATAACCAGTTTTCACCATTGTGGGTGAGATTGCCTTGTAAGCGCAGAGCGGGCTGAGTGATAGCGGAGCTCGCTGTAAAGCTCTGACAGGCGCTTAGTGCGAGTGCTAGCAGTACTAAGCTGATGATGCGTAAATGGCGCATGATATAAATTCCATATAGACGACTAGGTTATTTTGATCGGCGATTAATAATTATCGACCCTACTGTAACCGTATTGCTTTGAGTCGTGATTTTTATTTCAGCTGATTGATGTGCTTGAGAGTACAAGGCTGCTGTGCGCTCGACAACTGCGATCA comes from Pseudomonas sp. C27(2019) and encodes:
- a CDS encoding COG3650 family protein, with translation MRHLRIISLVLLALALSACQSFTASSAITQPALRLQGNLTHNGENWLLQPCTVQENYTLELPTALDDEFKSLLAESPNGLFADLSGQLDNEQKHFSVSQRYRVQIEGYNCNDPDFERLLLRASGNEPFWSILQTPRGLIFNQIDQPTIALPYIEEQLPDGRFHISTQANNQNLQLWITPQRCTDSMSGSIYHLNTQLQWNQQTLQGCAAFGALRD